A stretch of Spirochaeta cellobiosiphila DSM 17781 DNA encodes these proteins:
- the coaD gene encoding pantetheine-phosphate adenylyltransferase: MIKAVLPGSFDPPTNGHINIIERAAAIFDTVDVVISVNTNKKYLFSAEERFEMLDELTKVYHNVSVHLWNKLIVDYAKNVGATVLVRGVRAFTDFGYEFELSMLNKDLDPDIETIFLPTDPKYFVLRSSAIKELTILNSDISKMVPSLVEVALRDKLLGS, from the coding sequence ATGATAAAAGCAGTTCTACCAGGATCTTTTGATCCTCCAACAAATGGACATATAAATATTATCGAAAGAGCCGCAGCTATATTTGATACTGTGGACGTTGTGATATCAGTGAATACAAATAAAAAGTACTTGTTTTCTGCAGAAGAACGGTTTGAAATGTTAGATGAGCTTACAAAAGTCTACCATAATGTTTCTGTCCATCTCTGGAATAAACTTATAGTGGACTATGCAAAAAATGTGGGTGCAACGGTCTTGGTTCGTGGTGTAAGAGCTTTCACAGATTTTGGATATGAGTTTGAATTATCTATGTTGAACAAAGACTTGGATCCTGACATTGAAACTATTTTTTTACCAACAGATCCCAAATATTTTGTATTACGAAGTAGTGCAATAAAAGAATTAACCATTTTAAATTCTGATATATCAAAAATGGTTCCATCCTTGGTAGAAGTTGCATTAAGAGATAAACTATTAGGATCTTGA